The DNA sequence GCGCTCGATGAGCTTCTTGATCTTCTTCTGACCGATCCACACCTTCTCGTTCGTCTCGATACTGGTCAGAGTCAGATCGACCTGGTAATAGACGACCTGCTTCCCGCCTTCGCGGTCCTCAATCGTGTTGATCTCGCCGGTCATCATGAAGTCGGCGCCCAGTTCCATGCCTCTCCGCTTGATCGTCTCGACCGAGGCGAACTCGCTTTGTTCCTCGCGCTCCGCTCGGAGCTCGCCGCGGTCTCGCGCTCCGGCGACGACGGACACGCGCCCGGAGTTGACGAAGGCTCGTTCGATGTCGCTGATGAACGTGGCGACGGGGATGTGCTCCATGCTCCGGTTGCGGATCGCGCCGACGATCACCGCCGGCTTCTTCCCACCGGATTGGGTCATGTGGCTCGTCAGCCAGGCTTGGTTGAGGCTGTCCGTGATCATCGCGTCGGCGGTCTGGCGTGAGTCGGTGTCGTTCCAGCGTCCAGATAGATCGGTCACAGCGCTGGGATCCAAACGCTTGACGCTCTTGCCTCCGCAGGCAGCGATGGACAGGCTCATCAGCACGAAGCCGACGGCGACGGCGTACACAGCGATGCGATCTCGTCTCGTCGAGGGCATGATCGTCTCCTTGCGGTGCTCCGGACGCGCTGATAGCAGCTTGGCGGGCGGACACGGACGGCTCACACACGTAGAAACGTCGCGTCTCCGCAGACGGTTTGCAACGCCGTCAATCGCTTGGCTGCCTCGCTCGTTATGATAGAATAGGCGCAGAAAAGAGATCGTGCCGGACTCTTTGAACCAGGTGGACGAGCATGAGCAACCCCCGGAGGCGATACCGGCACCTCCAGGCGCGAACGAAACGAGACGATCCCGGCGATCCTGCCGCCGCGGAGCGGGCCCGTCGAGCGCTGGCGGACCTCGTCGAGGAAGTCGTCGAGGTGCCCTCGTACCGACCCCATACGGAGCATGTGGACCCAGCCCGCACGTGGATGCGAGTCGCGCGGTGGGCGGCGGGTGCGGTAGCGCTGGCGGCGGTGCTGTTCGGCGTGGTTT is a window from the Candidatus Poribacteria bacterium genome containing:
- a CDS encoding penicillin-binding protein activator LpoB gives rise to the protein MPSTRRDRIAVYAVAVGFVLMSLSIAACGGKSVKRLDPSAVTDLSGRWNDTDSRQTADAMITDSLNQAWLTSHMTQSGGKKPAVIVGAIRNRSMEHIPVATFISDIERAFVNSGRVSVVAGARDRGELRAEREEQSEFASVETIKRRGMELGADFMMTGEINTIEDREGGKQVVYYQVDLTLTSIETNEKVWIGQKKIKKLIERSRFSE